A region of Sulfuricella denitrificans skB26 DNA encodes the following proteins:
- a CDS encoding group II truncated hemoglobin, which produces MQTHYERIGGEEVVHKLVDRFYDLMDLQQDFQGIRELHAKSLKASREKLFMFLSGWLGGPQLYVEKYGHPRLRQRHLPFAIGDTERDQWMNCMIQAMQDLGLEEGLREELKGAFWKTADFMRNKEV; this is translated from the coding sequence ATGCAGACACATTACGAAAGAATTGGCGGCGAGGAAGTGGTGCACAAACTGGTTGACCGCTTTTACGACCTGATGGACCTGCAGCAGGATTTCCAGGGTATCCGCGAACTGCATGCAAAGAGCCTGAAGGCTTCGCGCGAGAAGTTATTCATGTTTCTGTCTGGCTGGCTTGGCGGGCCGCAACTGTATGTAGAGAAATACGGCCATCCGCGCTTGCGCCAGCGCCACCTGCCATTTGCAATCGGCGATACGGAGCGCGACCAGTGGATGAACTGCATGATTCAGGCTATGCAGGATCTGGGTCTTGAAGAGGGGTTGCGTGAAGAATTAAAAGGCGCCTTCTGGAAAACGGCTGATTTCATGCGCAACAAGGAGGTTTGA
- a CDS encoding arylesterase: MVMRLLLIVCFLLWGVAAQATQSAPIILVFGDSLSASHGIPADSGWVSLLEQRIHQKRPGYRVINASISGETTSGGRYRIEQVLAEHRPALVILELGANDGLRGQPLDAAASNLNAIIAACRNYKTRVLLIGMRLPPNYGSTYSAKFQSIYQQAAQRHKIPLLPFLLEGFADNPELFQADGLHPTTAAQPLIMERVWKHLLPMLAKSG, translated from the coding sequence ATGGTTATGCGCCTGCTTTTGATCGTCTGTTTCCTGCTCTGGGGCGTCGCGGCCCAAGCCACCCAATCCGCGCCAATCATCCTGGTGTTCGGGGACAGTCTTTCAGCTTCCCACGGCATTCCTGCCGACAGCGGCTGGGTGTCCCTCCTCGAGCAGCGGATACACCAGAAACGGCCCGGCTACCGGGTGATCAACGCCAGCATCAGCGGTGAAACCACGAGCGGCGGCCGTTACAGAATCGAACAGGTTTTGGCCGAGCACCGGCCAGCGTTGGTAATCCTGGAACTGGGAGCGAACGACGGATTACGCGGACAGCCGCTTGATGCCGCCGCATCCAACCTTAATGCCATCATTGCTGCCTGCCGCAACTATAAAACCCGTGTGTTACTGATCGGGATGCGCCTTCCTCCCAATTATGGCAGCACCTATTCCGCCAAGTTCCAGTCTATCTACCAACAGGCAGCGCAGCGTCACAAGATCCCACTGCTTCCCTTCCTGCTTGAAGGTTTTGCCGACAATCCGGAACTATTTCAGGCTGATGGACTGCATCCCACTACAGCTGCGCAACCGCTGATCATGGAGAGAGTTTGGAAACATCTGCTGCCGATGCTGGCAAAGTCAGGATAA
- a CDS encoding sensor histidine kinase has protein sequence MFGVWLSLVLLLCLLGGVAGFWWLQRRRQQQKEALLRRQLVSVTQSSRQTGDNIAHDLRTPLTRLRADVEDALRHDDSEMHRATLERVLDEIQNMQNIVNALLALSQAEAGVMRVRKKTVDLSGLLEELIELYIPSAEERQLTLQGRIAPNLNIEADRQLLARIFANLFDNELKYVPAGGTILLTALTSGPHVEIRVEDDGPGIPVEMRDKIFERFARLDPSRTLSGGSGLGLSLVKAFAQLLQGEVRVVESSLGGAAFILTLPASAADVSKLSP, from the coding sequence GTGTTCGGGGTGTGGCTTTCATTGGTTCTTCTGCTGTGCCTGCTTGGTGGGGTTGCCGGCTTTTGGTGGCTACAACGACGGCGGCAGCAACAGAAAGAGGCATTGTTGCGTCGCCAACTGGTTTCGGTGACTCAAAGCTCCCGACAGACCGGTGACAATATCGCTCACGATTTAAGAACGCCGTTGACGCGCTTGCGAGCTGATGTTGAAGATGCATTGCGACATGACGATAGTGAGATGCATCGTGCCACTCTTGAAAGAGTGCTCGACGAAATCCAGAACATGCAGAATATTGTCAATGCCTTGCTTGCTCTCAGCCAAGCCGAGGCGGGTGTCATGCGGGTGAGAAAAAAGACCGTGGACCTGTCCGGGCTGCTGGAAGAACTCATTGAACTATACATACCCTCTGCCGAAGAACGGCAGCTCACCCTTCAAGGCAGGATTGCCCCAAATCTTAACATCGAAGCCGATCGCCAGTTATTGGCACGGATTTTCGCCAACCTTTTCGACAATGAACTCAAGTACGTGCCAGCCGGCGGTACCATTCTGCTAACAGCCCTCACCAGTGGACCCCATGTGGAAATCCGAGTGGAGGATGATGGCCCGGGTATTCCGGTAGAAATGCGTGACAAGATCTTCGAGCGCTTTGCCCGTCTTGATCCAAGTCGAACACTGTCTGGTGGGTCCGGGCTGGGACTCTCCCTGGTCAAGGCTTTCGCGCAGCTGCTTCAAGGCGAAGTGCGCGTAGTGGAAAGCAGTTTGGGTGGGGCGGCATTTATCCTGACTTTGCCAGCATCGGCAGCAGATGTTTCCAAACTCTCTCCATGA
- a CDS encoding DNA recombination protein RmuC yields MPEILIGILLLFILAATLWLGFRFGGLVRRQNELPSLVAQIMEDKHRAMLSDLHEGLTRQGDRMNSAAAENAERLRGSISQELQLNRDALEKLQLSQSTGLAQTREAMLAQSAEQVRANQELIQSTLRNTTQQLTTAIESLTKSVDGRLEQISGKVTERLDEGFKKTNETFANVMARLATIDEAQKKIDGLTTNMVSLQELLGDKRSRGAFGEVQLEALVRNILPPSAYAFQQTLSNGNRVDCLLTLPEPTGNVAVDSKFPLENYHRMFAAELSEGDRAQALKQFKSDVKKHVDAISEKYIIPGETSDGAVMFVPAEAVFAEIHGHHQDDVVDYAMQKRVWIVSPTTMMAILNTARAVIKDVETRKQVHIIKDALSKLGKEFSRFDTRMKKLADHIRLAHEDAEEVHVTSQKISRRFSQIEHVQLDESGVPVLEVLGDVPIAGEDS; encoded by the coding sequence ATGCCCGAAATCCTGATCGGCATTCTGCTGTTGTTTATCCTGGCCGCCACCTTGTGGCTGGGGTTCAGATTCGGCGGATTGGTCCGCCGGCAGAATGAGCTTCCGTCACTGGTGGCGCAAATCATGGAGGATAAGCACCGTGCCATGCTGTCCGACCTGCACGAGGGCCTGACCAGGCAGGGCGACCGTATGAATTCGGCCGCAGCGGAAAACGCCGAGCGTCTGCGTGGATCGATCTCTCAGGAACTCCAGTTAAACCGGGATGCGCTGGAGAAATTGCAGCTGTCTCAGAGTACCGGTCTTGCCCAGACTCGTGAAGCGATGCTGGCGCAATCTGCCGAGCAGGTGCGTGCCAACCAGGAACTGATTCAGTCCACCTTGCGCAACACCACCCAGCAGCTGACTACCGCCATTGAATCGTTGACCAAATCGGTGGATGGCCGTCTCGAACAGATCAGCGGCAAAGTGACGGAGCGGCTGGACGAGGGTTTCAAGAAAACCAACGAGACTTTCGCCAACGTCATGGCACGGCTGGCGACTATCGACGAGGCGCAGAAGAAGATCGACGGATTGACCACCAACATGGTGAGTCTGCAGGAACTGCTCGGCGACAAGCGTTCGCGCGGTGCCTTCGGTGAGGTTCAACTGGAGGCGCTGGTGCGCAATATCCTGCCGCCTTCGGCTTACGCCTTCCAGCAAACCCTGAGCAATGGCAACCGTGTGGACTGTCTGTTGACGCTGCCTGAGCCGACAGGCAATGTTGCTGTCGATTCCAAGTTTCCTCTGGAAAACTATCACCGCATGTTTGCTGCCGAGTTGTCCGAGGGAGACCGCGCCCAAGCGCTTAAGCAGTTCAAGTCGGACGTAAAAAAACATGTGGACGCAATCAGCGAGAAATACATCATTCCTGGTGAAACCAGCGATGGTGCGGTGATGTTCGTGCCCGCCGAGGCCGTATTTGCAGAGATACACGGCCATCATCAGGATGACGTGGTGGATTACGCGATGCAGAAGCGCGTATGGATCGTTTCGCCGACCACCATGATGGCGATTCTGAACACCGCCCGGGCCGTGATCAAGGACGTTGAAACCCGCAAGCAAGTGCATATCATCAAGGATGCGCTGAGCAAGCTGGGTAAGGAGTTTTCCCGCTTCGACACACGCATGAAAAAGTTGGCGGATCATATTCGCCTGGCCCATGAGGATGCCGAGGAAGTGCATGTCACCAGCCAGAAGATCAGCCGCCGTTTTTCCCAGATCGAGCATGTGCAACTGGATGAATCAGGCGTGCCGGTTTTGGAAGTTCTTGGCGACGTTCCCATCGCCGGCGAGGATTCCTGA
- the purT gene encoding formate-dependent phosphoribosylglycinamide formyltransferase, with the protein MKLGTPLSPSATRVMLLGSGELGKEVIIALQRLGVEVIAVDRYANAPGHQVAHRAHVINMADGAALRALVEQEKPHLIVPEIEAIATDMLVEIERDGLAEVIPTARAAQLTMNREGIRRLAAETLQLPVSPYAFADSLEDLQAAIDGGIGYPCIVKPVMSSSGKGQSRLDSPADVKTAWDYAASGGRVNQGRVIVEGFIDFEYEITLLTVRAVGASGQVETFFCEPIGHVQVKGDYVESWQPQTMSDAALSRSRDIAGAVTDNLGGRGIFGVELFIKGDRVWFSEVSPRPHDTGMVTMCSQIQSEFDLHARAILGLPVDVSLRSPGASAVIYGGMEATGIVFEGVAEALAVPQSDLRLFGKPESFTRRRMGVALANGKDIEEARGRAKLVASKVRPVRG; encoded by the coding sequence ATGAAATTAGGCACCCCGTTAAGCCCGAGCGCAACCCGCGTCATGCTGCTCGGCAGCGGCGAACTCGGCAAGGAAGTGATCATCGCCTTGCAGCGCCTTGGCGTGGAAGTGATTGCGGTGGACCGTTACGCGAATGCGCCCGGCCATCAGGTGGCGCATCGAGCGCACGTCATCAATATGGCCGATGGCGCCGCGCTGCGTGCCCTGGTCGAGCAGGAAAAGCCGCACCTGATCGTGCCAGAGATCGAAGCCATCGCCACCGACATGCTGGTCGAAATCGAGCGTGATGGACTGGCCGAGGTGATACCCACGGCGCGCGCCGCGCAGTTGACCATGAATCGCGAAGGTATACGCCGACTGGCGGCAGAAACGCTGCAATTACCTGTTTCGCCCTATGCTTTCGCAGACAGTCTGGAAGATCTTCAGGCGGCGATCGACGGTGGAATTGGTTATCCCTGCATCGTCAAACCGGTGATGTCTTCCTCCGGCAAAGGCCAGTCTCGGCTGGACAGTCCTGCCGATGTAAAAACGGCATGGGATTATGCCGCCAGCGGCGGTCGGGTGAATCAGGGGCGGGTGATCGTCGAAGGTTTTATTGATTTCGAGTACGAAATCACGCTGCTCACCGTGCGCGCGGTGGGCGCTTCGGGCCAAGTGGAAACTTTTTTCTGCGAGCCGATCGGCCACGTCCAGGTCAAAGGCGACTACGTCGAAAGCTGGCAACCGCAGACTATGAGCGACGCGGCGCTGTCCCGTTCGCGCGATATTGCCGGGGCGGTGACGGATAACCTGGGTGGCCGTGGCATTTTTGGGGTTGAACTGTTCATAAAGGGCGACCGGGTGTGGTTTTCAGAAGTTAGCCCGCGCCCGCACGATACCGGCATGGTAACGATGTGCAGCCAGATCCAGAGCGAATTCGATCTTCATGCTCGCGCCATTCTCGGCTTGCCGGTGGATGTTTCGCTGCGCTCACCCGGGGCCAGCGCGGTGATTTATGGCGGTATGGAAGCTACCGGCATTGTCTTCGAAGGTGTGGCAGAAGCCTTGGCTGTGCCGCAGAGCGACCTGCGTTTGTTCGGCAAGCCGGAAAGTTTCACCCGCCGCCGCATGGGTGTGGCACTCGCCAACGGTAAGGATATAGAAGAGGCGCGCGGTCGAGCCAAACTCGTGGCGAGCAAAGTCAGGCCGGTGCGAGGCTAG
- the typA gene encoding translational GTPase TypA: MSRAQRNIAIIAHVDHGKTTLVDKLLHQAGTFASHQHIAERVMDSNDQEKERGITILAKNTSVEYEGVHINIVDTPGHADFGGEVERVLGMVDGVLLLVDAVEGPMPQTRFVTKKALALGLKPIVVVNKIDRPGARPDWVVNQTFELFDKLGATDDQLDFPVVYASAINGYAMLELDKPCDHMRALFDTVLKHVEPPKGDPDAPLQLQIAALDYSSFVGRIGIGRVANGRIKPGQQVVVMNGPDGTPKNAKINQVMGFHGLERVQLDEAQAGDIILITGIEEVGIGVTICDKENPQGLPLLLVDEPTLNMNFRVNTSPLAGTEGKFVTSRQLRDRLQKELLINVALKVEETEDADSFVVSGRGELHLTVLLENMRREGYELAVGKPRVVMKEINGVKCEPYEALTLDVEEANQGAAMEELGRRRGDLQDMQPDGHGRVRLEYRIPARGLIGFQGEFMTLTRGTGVMSHVFDEYAEVRADIPGRRNGVLISQDNGEAVAYALWKLEDRGKMFVSPGDKLYEGMIIGIHSRDNDLVVNPIKGKQLTNVRSSGTDEAVRLTTPIKMTLESAVEFIDDDELVEITPKSIRIRKRFLTENERKRSGR; this comes from the coding sequence ATGTCACGCGCCCAACGCAATATTGCAATCATCGCCCACGTCGACCACGGCAAGACCACGCTGGTGGACAAGCTGCTGCATCAGGCTGGCACCTTCGCCTCGCACCAGCATATCGCCGAACGGGTGATGGACAGCAACGATCAGGAAAAGGAGCGTGGCATCACCATTCTCGCCAAGAACACGTCTGTCGAATATGAAGGCGTTCACATCAATATCGTGGATACCCCAGGGCATGCCGACTTCGGCGGTGAGGTGGAACGCGTGCTGGGTATGGTCGACGGCGTGCTGCTGCTGGTGGACGCAGTGGAAGGCCCGATGCCGCAAACCCGGTTCGTGACCAAAAAGGCGCTTGCGCTGGGTCTCAAGCCGATTGTGGTGGTGAACAAGATCGATCGCCCTGGCGCGCGCCCGGACTGGGTCGTCAACCAGACCTTCGAACTGTTCGATAAGCTGGGTGCAACCGATGACCAGCTCGATTTCCCAGTGGTCTACGCTTCCGCAATCAACGGCTACGCCATGTTGGAGTTGGACAAGCCTTGCGATCACATGCGCGCCCTGTTCGATACCGTACTCAAGCACGTAGAACCGCCTAAGGGTGATCCGGATGCTCCGTTGCAGCTACAAATTGCTGCACTGGACTATTCCAGTTTCGTCGGTCGTATCGGTATCGGCCGCGTTGCCAACGGTCGTATCAAGCCGGGCCAACAAGTTGTCGTGATGAACGGACCGGATGGCACCCCGAAAAACGCCAAGATTAACCAGGTGATGGGATTCCATGGTCTGGAGCGTGTGCAGTTGGATGAAGCGCAGGCCGGGGATATTATTCTGATTACCGGAATTGAAGAAGTGGGCATCGGCGTTACCATCTGCGACAAGGAAAATCCTCAGGGGCTGCCACTGTTGCTGGTGGATGAGCCAACGCTGAACATGAACTTCCGCGTCAATACTTCGCCGCTGGCAGGCACCGAGGGCAAGTTCGTCACCAGCCGCCAACTGCGCGACCGGTTGCAGAAGGAACTGTTGATCAACGTGGCATTGAAAGTTGAAGAGACCGAGGATGCCGACTCCTTTGTCGTTTCCGGGCGCGGCGAATTGCATTTGACGGTGCTGCTGGAAAACATGCGTCGCGAAGGTTATGAACTGGCTGTGGGCAAGCCGCGCGTGGTGATGAAGGAAATCAACGGCGTCAAGTGCGAGCCTTACGAGGCGCTCACGCTCGACGTGGAAGAAGCCAACCAGGGCGCGGCGATGGAAGAATTGGGGCGCCGCCGCGGCGACCTGCAGGACATGCAACCCGATGGCCATGGCCGGGTGCGTCTGGAGTACCGTATTCCCGCGCGTGGACTGATCGGCTTCCAGGGCGAATTCATGACCCTGACCCGTGGTACCGGCGTGATGTCGCACGTGTTCGACGAGTATGCCGAAGTCCGGGCCGATATTCCCGGCCGCCGCAACGGCGTGCTGATCAGCCAGGACAACGGCGAGGCCGTGGCTTACGCCCTGTGGAAGCTGGAAGATCGCGGCAAGATGTTCGTGAGCCCCGGCGACAAACTGTACGAGGGTATGATCATCGGCATACACAGTCGCGACAATGATCTGGTGGTGAACCCGATTAAGGGCAAGCAACTGACCAACGTGCGTTCCTCCGGGACTGACGAAGCGGTTCGTTTGACCACGCCGATCAAGATGACGCTGGAATCTGCTGTTGAATTTATTGATGATGACGAACTGGTTGAAATCACACCTAAGTCGATTCGTATTCGCAAACGTTTTTTGACGGAGAACGAGCGCAAGAGGTCAGGTCGGTAA
- a CDS encoding response regulator transcription factor translates to MVKLLIIEDDEAAAGSLKRGLVEAGYAVELAHDGERGLQQAQAGDHDLWVIDIMLPGRDGLSVLKTLRDQGRRTPALILSALGKVDDRVEGLRVGGDDYVVKPYSFDELLARIEALLRRVRSFGSGPETMLELADLKMDLLSRNVTRGGQEIDLQPREFRLLEYLMRHAGQVVTRTMLLENVWEYFFDPQTNVVDVHISRLRQKIDKSFATPLLHTVRGRGYILRPEA, encoded by the coding sequence ATGGTTAAGTTGCTGATTATTGAGGACGATGAGGCTGCTGCGGGTTCTTTGAAACGTGGGCTGGTGGAAGCTGGCTACGCCGTCGAGCTGGCCCATGACGGCGAGCGTGGCTTGCAGCAGGCTCAGGCCGGGGATCACGACCTGTGGGTGATTGATATCATGTTGCCCGGACGCGATGGGCTATCGGTTCTGAAGACGCTGCGGGATCAGGGTAGACGTACCCCAGCTCTGATCCTGAGCGCACTCGGCAAGGTGGACGACCGGGTGGAAGGCTTGCGTGTCGGTGGCGATGATTATGTGGTCAAGCCTTACTCTTTTGACGAATTGCTGGCGCGGATCGAGGCGCTGCTGCGACGTGTGCGGAGCTTTGGCAGCGGTCCGGAAACCATGCTGGAACTTGCTGATCTTAAAATGGACTTGCTCAGTCGCAATGTGACCCGAGGCGGCCAGGAAATCGATCTCCAGCCGCGCGAATTTCGCCTGCTGGAATACCTGATGCGTCACGCCGGTCAGGTGGTGACGCGCACCATGCTGCTGGAAAATGTCTGGGAATATTTCTTCGACCCTCAGACCAATGTCGTGGATGTCCACATCAGCCGACTACGTCAGAAAATCGACAAATCCTTTGCCACTCCCCTGCTGCACACAGTGCGGGGACGCGGCTATATCTTGCGTCCGGAAGCGTAA
- a CDS encoding ABC transporter permease, giving the protein MNSFALSLRMLRREWRAGELRVLAVALVIAVASVTSVGFFTDRVGRALAQQANMLLGADLALISDHPLDRDFEREALQRGLQTAHTLSFPSMVLHGERAQLAEIKAVSRNYPLRGQLRVTQLPYAPDRVSSEIPETGSVWPDQRLFNQMDAGAGAELEVGTSHLAVSAILTREPDRAGVLFNIAPRLLMNIQDIPATGLIQEGSRVSYRLLVAGEAVTVESFRAWAATRLKRGESLEGVSDARPEIRAALSRAERFLGLAALTSIILAAVAVVMATRRFMARHLDNCAVMRCLGAQQRLIFRLYLIQFLLLGMLASLIGCLLGYFGQMVLAHQLGNMISADLPLPSMLPAVQGILTGMVTLLGFSLPFLQQLKHVPALRVLRREIGPPGRFGLFGFALGLAGISGLVLWQAGDVRLGGYALAGLFAATLVAALLALLLIRALSGMRRQAAASWRYGLANIARRAGGSVAQVSAFSLGMLMLLLLTVVRGDLMQSWQSTLPADAPNRFVINIQPDQVKLLREFFHARHLPPPLLYPMVRGRLLAVNGKPVATVEYPDQRAQRLLEREFNLSWSGLLPDENQLVAGKWWPQSGHGSAQLSVEEGIAQTLGIKLGDELSYSVGGTNFSARVVNLRKVNWDSFRVNFFVIASPGVLEKFPASYITSFHLPEAQGVLLDEMVKAFPNLTVIDVAAVMNEVRTIMDRVAGAVEFVFLFTWVMGFTVLYAAIAATRDERVYETAILRTLGASRRQLMAGLFAEFSGIGMLAGLVAALGASGTSYILSTRILSLPYVFNFWLLPVGMLAGAAAIGVAGIAGCYSVLNQPPLQTIRDSS; this is encoded by the coding sequence ATGAACAGCTTTGCCCTTTCTCTGCGTATGCTGCGTCGCGAGTGGCGTGCCGGGGAACTGCGCGTGCTGGCCGTTGCATTGGTGATTGCAGTGGCCAGCGTCACATCGGTCGGTTTCTTTACCGACCGAGTCGGGCGGGCATTGGCGCAACAGGCGAATATGCTGTTGGGTGCAGATCTGGCGCTGATCTCGGACCATCCGCTGGATAGAGATTTTGAGCGCGAGGCGTTGCAGCGTGGTCTGCAGACGGCTCACACACTGAGTTTCCCCAGCATGGTACTGCATGGGGAACGCGCCCAGCTGGCGGAAATCAAGGCGGTGAGCCGCAACTATCCGCTACGTGGGCAGCTGCGAGTGACGCAGCTGCCCTACGCCCCGGATCGCGTTAGTAGCGAGATTCCGGAAACCGGCTCGGTATGGCCTGACCAGCGCCTGTTTAATCAGATGGATGCGGGTGCCGGCGCAGAACTGGAAGTAGGGACAAGTCATCTGGCCGTGTCTGCCATTCTGACCCGGGAGCCGGATCGTGCCGGTGTTCTTTTTAATATAGCGCCGCGCCTGCTGATGAATATTCAGGATATCCCGGCGACCGGGTTGATTCAGGAAGGCAGCCGCGTCAGCTATCGTCTGCTGGTTGCAGGAGAAGCCGTCACTGTTGAATCCTTCCGCGCCTGGGCTGCAACGCGGCTGAAGCGCGGCGAGAGTCTGGAAGGGGTGTCGGACGCTCGCCCGGAAATCCGCGCTGCGCTGTCGCGGGCGGAGCGTTTTCTCGGTCTGGCTGCGCTTACCAGTATTATTCTGGCGGCAGTAGCGGTGGTCATGGCGACACGCAGATTCATGGCTCGACATCTCGACAACTGCGCCGTGATGCGATGCCTTGGTGCCCAGCAGCGGCTTATTTTCCGGCTTTACCTGATCCAGTTTCTCCTGCTTGGCATGCTGGCCAGCCTGATCGGCTGTCTGCTTGGTTATTTCGGGCAGATGGTGCTGGCGCATCAGTTGGGCAACATGATTTCCGCCGATCTGCCCCTGCCGTCGATGCTGCCGGCCGTACAGGGAATTCTGACCGGCATGGTGACGCTATTGGGGTTTTCGCTGCCTTTTCTGCAGCAGCTGAAGCATGTCCCTGCCCTGCGCGTGTTGCGCCGCGAGATCGGCCCCCCCGGACGCTTCGGTTTGTTCGGTTTTGCTTTGGGGCTTGCCGGTATTTCCGGGCTGGTGCTGTGGCAGGCCGGGGATGTCAGGCTGGGCGGTTATGCGCTGGCGGGCTTGTTTGCGGCCACCCTGGTCGCTGCACTGCTGGCACTGTTGCTGATCAGGGCATTGTCCGGGATGCGTCGCCAGGCCGCCGCATCGTGGCGCTATGGGCTGGCCAACATTGCACGGCGGGCGGGTGGCAGCGTGGCGCAGGTGAGTGCTTTCAGCCTGGGAATGCTGATGTTGCTTCTGTTGACCGTAGTGCGTGGCGATTTGATGCAAAGCTGGCAATCCACGCTGCCGGCCGATGCGCCCAACCGTTTCGTGATCAACATTCAGCCCGATCAGGTTAAGTTACTGAGAGAATTTTTCCATGCGCGCCACTTGCCTCCGCCGCTGCTCTACCCGATGGTGCGCGGCCGGTTGCTGGCAGTCAACGGCAAGCCGGTAGCTACCGTGGAATATCCCGATCAGCGCGCGCAACGGTTGCTTGAGCGGGAATTCAACCTTTCCTGGTCGGGTCTCCTGCCTGATGAAAATCAGCTTGTCGCCGGAAAATGGTGGCCTCAGAGTGGGCATGGCAGTGCTCAACTGTCGGTCGAGGAGGGTATCGCCCAGACGCTCGGCATAAAGTTGGGTGATGAACTGAGTTACAGTGTCGGCGGTACGAATTTCAGCGCGCGGGTAGTGAATCTGCGCAAGGTCAACTGGGATTCCTTTCGCGTCAATTTCTTCGTGATCGCCTCGCCCGGTGTGCTGGAAAAATTTCCCGCCAGCTATATCACCAGTTTCCATTTGCCTGAAGCGCAGGGAGTGCTGCTCGACGAAATGGTCAAGGCGTTTCCGAATCTGACGGTGATCGACGTGGCCGCCGTAATGAACGAAGTACGCACCATCATGGATCGGGTTGCCGGCGCGGTCGAATTCGTTTTCCTGTTCACCTGGGTGATGGGCTTCACTGTATTGTATGCCGCAATTGCTGCCACCCGTGATGAGCGGGTATACGAGACGGCGATATTGCGCACTCTGGGAGCAAGCAGGCGGCAACTGATGGCTGGACTGTTCGCCGAGTTTTCCGGGATAGGTATGCTGGCCGGGCTGGTCGCCGCGCTTGGCGCGAGCGGAACGAGTTATATCCTGAGCACCCGAATCCTGTCGTTGCCCTATGTGTTCAACTTCTGGCTGTTGCCGGTGGGGATGCTGGCCGGTGCAGCGGCTATCGGTGTTGCCGGAATCGCAGGTTGCTACAGCGTGCTGAATCAGCCCCCTTTGCAGACAATCAGGGATAGCAGCTAG
- a CDS encoding ABC transporter ATP-binding protein, which yields MNASHQNFIVQAIALTKQVTSEGAPLIILDQLDFSASPGESVAVLGASGSGKSTLLGLLAGLDMPTGGKVLLEGTDLFALDEDGRAALRGRLVGFVFQSFQLLPALTALENVMLPLELAGVNGARIEAGAALKRVGLAQRASHYPRQLSGGEQQRVAIARAFSVNPRLLLADEPTGNLDSATGERIIDLLFQLNEEHGTTLILVTHDDSLAQRCKRRLHLDRGVLVQELA from the coding sequence ATGAATGCATCCCATCAAAATTTTATTGTGCAGGCAATTGCGCTAACCAAGCAAGTGACCAGCGAGGGCGCGCCGTTAATTATCCTCGATCAGCTTGATTTCTCGGCATCGCCGGGCGAATCGGTTGCTGTGCTGGGTGCTTCCGGTTCGGGAAAATCCACCCTGCTCGGCTTGCTGGCGGGCCTGGATATGCCCACCGGCGGCAAGGTTTTGCTTGAGGGCACCGATCTGTTTGCACTCGATGAGGATGGACGGGCAGCCTTGCGCGGACGCCTCGTTGGATTTGTATTCCAGTCGTTTCAACTCCTGCCGGCGCTGACTGCGCTGGAAAACGTGATGCTGCCACTGGAACTTGCCGGGGTGAATGGCGCTCGCATTGAGGCGGGTGCTGCGCTGAAGCGGGTAGGGCTGGCGCAGAGGGCTTCCCATTATCCGCGCCAGCTCTCTGGCGGCGAGCAGCAGCGCGTGGCAATTGCCCGTGCTTTTTCTGTCAACCCGCGCCTGTTGCTGGCCGATGAGCCGACAGGCAACCTCGACAGTGCGACTGGCGAACGCATCATTGACCTGCTATTTCAGCTGAACGAGGAACACGGCACCACGCTAATCCTGGTGACCCACGACGATAGTCTGGCGCAACGCTGTAAGCGACGTCTGCACCTTGATAGAGGTGTTCTAGTTCAGGAACTTGCATGA